A window from Leptothermofonsia sichuanensis E412 encodes these proteins:
- a CDS encoding DUF1830 domain-containing protein, with product MAQIFDPLPTDSVSQKIICCYVNATSHIQIVRITNIASWYFERVVFPGQRLVFEALPEAMLEIHCGMMASAILSDTIPCSRLRIHDEVMHSFDADEQQQIEKKNEGIGLEGKALVEPAVVIQ from the coding sequence ATGGCTCAGATTTTTGACCCCTTACCAACGGACAGTGTCAGTCAGAAGATCATTTGCTGTTATGTCAACGCGACCAGCCACATCCAAATTGTCCGGATTACGAATATTGCTAGCTGGTATTTTGAGCGTGTGGTGTTTCCAGGACAGCGACTCGTGTTTGAAGCACTCCCGGAAGCCATGCTGGAAATTCATTGCGGGATGATGGCAAGTGCCATTCTGTCGGATACGATCCCCTGTTCACGATTGCGCATCCATGATGAAGTCATGCACTCCTTTGATGCGGATGAACAGCAGCAAATTGAGAAAAAGAATGAAGGCATTGGACTGGAGGGTAAGGCATTAGTCGAACCCGCTGTGGTGATTCAATGA
- a CDS encoding UbiD family decarboxylase, which produces MARDLRGFIKRLEQRGQLRRIRVPVDPNLEIAEIANRMLQCGGPGLLFENVKGSPYPVAINLMGTVERICWAMNMEQPEELEALGKKLALLYQPRPPKTFSQAVELGQALFDVLKAKPARDLLPACQQIVLKGDAVDLNQLPLLRVYAGDASKVITLGLMITKDPETKIPNVGVYRLQLQSKNSMTVQWLSVRGATRHLRKAAERGQKLEVAIALGVDPLVIMAAATPLPVDLSEWMFAGLYGGSGLHLAKCKTVDLEVPADSEIVLEGTITPGEVGVDGPAGDHMGFYGGVNESAPLIRFHCLTHRKDPIYLTTFSGRPPKEDAMMALALNRIYTPILRQQVPEIVDFFLPMEGLSYKVAVLAIDKAYPGHARRAALAFWSALPQFNYTKFVVVVDKDINIRNPRQVVWAITAKVDPVRDVFILPDNPFDALDFATEKPGLGSRMGIDATTKIYPESDRTWSEPLKSDPDTAAMVDRRWADYGLADLKLDEVDPNLFGYDLRN; this is translated from the coding sequence ATGGCAAGAGATTTGCGTGGGTTCATTAAACGGCTGGAACAACGGGGACAATTGCGGCGAATCCGTGTTCCAGTGGATCCCAACCTGGAAATTGCTGAGATTGCCAATCGGATGTTGCAGTGCGGCGGTCCAGGATTACTGTTTGAAAACGTGAAGGGTTCTCCCTACCCGGTTGCTATCAATTTAATGGGAACCGTTGAACGCATCTGCTGGGCAATGAATATGGAACAGCCCGAAGAATTGGAAGCGTTGGGGAAAAAATTAGCGCTGTTATACCAGCCCAGGCCCCCCAAAACCTTCTCTCAGGCGGTGGAACTGGGGCAGGCACTATTTGATGTGCTGAAGGCAAAGCCTGCCCGCGATCTGTTGCCTGCCTGTCAGCAGATTGTGCTGAAGGGGGATGCCGTTGACCTGAATCAGTTGCCTCTGCTGCGGGTCTATGCGGGAGATGCCAGCAAGGTTATTACCCTGGGACTGATGATTACGAAAGATCCGGAAACAAAAATTCCCAATGTTGGGGTTTATCGCTTGCAGTTGCAGTCAAAAAATTCAATGACAGTTCAGTGGCTTTCGGTGCGGGGGGCAACCCGCCATTTGAGGAAAGCGGCAGAACGGGGACAAAAGCTGGAAGTGGCGATCGCCCTTGGCGTCGATCCTCTGGTGATTATGGCAGCAGCTACTCCCCTGCCTGTCGATCTGTCGGAATGGATGTTTGCAGGACTGTACGGCGGTTCAGGGTTGCATCTGGCAAAATGTAAGACCGTGGATCTGGAGGTTCCGGCTGATTCCGAGATAGTCCTGGAAGGAACCATCACCCCTGGCGAGGTTGGGGTAGATGGGCCAGCAGGGGATCATATGGGTTTCTATGGAGGGGTGAATGAATCGGCTCCCCTGATTCGATTTCACTGCCTGACCCACCGTAAAGACCCCATCTACCTCACAACCTTCAGTGGACGCCCCCCAAAGGAAGACGCCATGATGGCGCTGGCACTGAACCGAATTTACACACCCATCCTGCGCCAACAGGTTCCAGAAATTGTGGATTTCTTTTTGCCGATGGAGGGGCTTTCTTACAAAGTGGCTGTCCTTGCGATTGACAAGGCATACCCCGGACATGCTCGCCGGGCAGCCCTGGCATTCTGGAGTGCCCTACCCCAGTTCAACTACACCAAGTTTGTTGTTGTTGTAGACAAAGATATCAACATCCGTAACCCGCGCCAGGTTGTCTGGGCAATCACGGCCAAAGTGGATCCGGTTCGGGATGTATTCATCCTGCCAGACAATCCCTTTGATGCGCTTGATTTTGCCACGGAAAAGCCCGGTTTGGGGAGCCGGATGGGCATTGACGCCACCACAAAGATTTACCCAGAGAGCGATCGCACCTGGAGCGAACCCCTGAAGTCTGACCCGGATACGGCAGCTATGGTCGATCGACGCTGGGCAGACTATGGTCTGGCAGACCTGAAGCTAGATGAGGTTGATCCCAATCTGTTTGGCTACGACCTTAGAAACTAA
- a CDS encoding polyphosphate kinase 2 family protein: MKLDQIIKTFVVPSGKTISLKRDYDPAYTADYLNKEDAQKMLQDGIEQLAKYQDILYAQNTYAVLIIFQAMDAAGKDSTIKHVMSGINPQGCQVFSFKVPSAEELDHDYLWRYFKALPERGRIGIFNRSYYEEVLVVRVHPEILERQQLPSAAKGKGIWERRFDEINNFEKYLVSNGVIVLKFFLNLSKQEQKKRFLKRINQPEKNWKFSSSDVRERAYWDDYMAAYEDVFNHTSTKWAPWYVIPADHKWFTRLSVAAVIDRTLESLNLQYPTLSQEHRQELLEAKEMLESETGDAE, encoded by the coding sequence ATGAAACTCGATCAAATTATTAAGACATTTGTAGTTCCCTCTGGTAAGACCATTTCCTTGAAACGGGACTATGATCCTGCTTACACGGCAGACTATCTCAACAAGGAAGATGCTCAAAAGATGTTACAGGATGGGATTGAGCAGCTTGCAAAGTATCAGGATATCCTTTATGCCCAGAATACCTACGCTGTGCTGATCATTTTTCAGGCAATGGATGCGGCTGGCAAGGACAGTACGATTAAACACGTCATGTCGGGAATCAATCCCCAGGGGTGCCAGGTGTTTAGCTTTAAGGTGCCTTCGGCAGAGGAACTGGACCATGATTATCTATGGCGCTATTTTAAGGCCCTGCCCGAACGGGGACGAATTGGGATTTTTAACCGTTCCTACTATGAAGAGGTGCTTGTGGTCCGCGTTCATCCTGAAATTCTGGAGCGCCAGCAACTTCCTTCCGCAGCGAAAGGAAAAGGCATCTGGGAACGACGGTTTGACGAAATTAATAACTTTGAGAAATATCTGGTGAGTAATGGAGTCATCGTTCTTAAATTCTTTCTGAATCTTTCTAAGCAAGAGCAGAAGAAACGTTTTCTAAAACGCATTAATCAACCAGAGAAGAACTGGAAATTTTCATCCAGCGATGTTAGGGAACGGGCTTACTGGGATGACTACATGGCTGCCTATGAAGATGTATTCAATCACACCAGCACCAAATGGGCACCCTGGTACGTCATCCCGGCTGACCACAAGTGGTTTACCCGGCTTTCAGTCGCAGCCGTGATTGACAGAACGTTGGAAAGCCTGAATCTGCAATATCCAACTCTGAGTCAGGAGCACAGGCAAGAGTTGCTGGAAGCGAAGGAAATGCTGGAAAGTGAAACAGGTGATGCTGAATAG
- the codB gene encoding cytosine permease codes for MSVVEKVESVTQSQAAEDYPLSAVPLSARKPIWSLAPLLMGFALVSTTLVAGGKIGSAVRFTDLIWIVLLGNLILGSYCAALGYIAYKSGLTTVLMARFSFGNFGSRWVDFILGFTQIGWYAVTNAFVADALTKLLGIPNSFTWVIIVLATFGFCITAYIGYTAMDWLSRLAVPAMLILIGLSLTIGLRDAGNLFALQPTQEMSFGAALAISIGTFISGGTQSTNWSRFADTGKNAVWSTLLAFFFINGLLTFTGAFCTLVYGTEDLIQAMAKQGLLLGGLILLILNVWTTQDNTIYAFSVAGTNFFRVTKRHAFVLGGATFALILALTGIYGQLINYLIFLGAVIPPVGGIIMADFWLRFRGRFPSLSAPLPGFNWAGVIAYVVASAIAYFTSQSGFGIGPLNGVIAAAILYVVLLKVIPQRSVAALTNNRTHW; via the coding sequence ATGAGCGTAGTAGAGAAGGTGGAGAGCGTCACCCAGTCTCAGGCGGCAGAAGATTATCCACTGTCTGCGGTTCCCTTGAGTGCCCGCAAACCAATTTGGTCATTAGCACCGTTGTTAATGGGATTTGCGCTGGTGTCTACAACCTTAGTCGCTGGTGGCAAGATTGGATCCGCCGTCCGATTCACAGATTTGATCTGGATTGTCCTGCTGGGCAATCTGATTCTGGGAAGTTACTGTGCCGCACTGGGCTATATTGCCTATAAGAGTGGATTAACCACCGTCTTAATGGCACGATTCAGTTTTGGGAACTTTGGTTCACGCTGGGTCGATTTCATTTTAGGGTTTACCCAAATTGGCTGGTACGCTGTTACAAATGCCTTTGTTGCAGATGCCCTCACGAAACTGCTTGGGATTCCCAACTCCTTCACCTGGGTCATAATTGTTCTGGCAACTTTTGGATTTTGCATTACGGCCTATATTGGATACACGGCAATGGATTGGCTCAGTCGGTTGGCAGTACCTGCGATGCTGATCCTGATTGGATTAAGTTTAACGATTGGGCTGCGAGATGCGGGCAATCTGTTTGCCCTGCAACCGACGCAAGAGATGTCCTTTGGGGCAGCCCTGGCCATCTCCATTGGAACGTTTATTTCCGGTGGCACTCAATCAACCAACTGGAGTCGCTTTGCGGATACGGGCAAAAACGCGGTCTGGAGTACCTTACTGGCATTTTTCTTTATTAATGGGCTGCTGACTTTCACTGGTGCATTCTGCACCCTGGTCTATGGAACTGAAGATTTGATTCAGGCCATGGCAAAGCAGGGATTATTATTAGGCGGTTTAATCCTGCTGATTCTGAATGTCTGGACGACGCAAGACAACACGATTTACGCCTTTTCAGTTGCCGGAACGAACTTTTTCCGCGTCACGAAACGCCACGCCTTTGTCCTGGGTGGGGCAACCTTTGCCCTCATTCTTGCCCTGACTGGTATTTATGGACAGTTGATTAACTATTTGATTTTTCTGGGTGCGGTGATTCCTCCAGTCGGTGGCATTATCATGGCAGACTTCTGGTTACGCTTTAGAGGGCGATTTCCCTCATTGAGTGCGCCCTTACCTGGGTTCAATTGGGCAGGGGTAATTGCCTATGTTGTGGCATCAGCGATCGCCTATTTCACCAGTCAGTCTGGTTTTGGAATTGGACCGCTCAATGGTGTGATTGCGGCAGCGATTCTCTATGTGGTGCTGTTGAAGGTGATTCCTCAACGCTCAGTAGCCGCACTCACGAACAATCGAACTCATTGGTAA
- a CDS encoding serine/threonine-protein kinase translates to MPPMEQQQQTQPVEFPQPKQRGIAAGTLIGGRYRVQRLLGQGGFGRSYLAIDTQRFDESCVVKEFVPLNQSGQVLQKAVNLFKKEAKTLYQINHPQIPKFLAGFTQSQRLFIVQELINGVTYAQLLRQRQQQGQRFSETEIIQWLQQLLSVLEYLHSLNLIHRDISPDNIMAARDRGLPVLIDFGLVKDVLSRSPEAEETATIRRTSMVGKFGYSPPEQLRMGHCYPCSDLYALGVTAIVLLTGRPPNALINAESLQWQWQSYVTLKTPLNQILDKLLIPQPRERFQTAREVLDAMQRLGISTADSVPLPAGAALPIQPPSASERGSTRPTGGSIDSGVPISTSGRSQTLSAFIEQCRQELARCVGPIAHVLIDDILVNYPYITPQGFIETLTSHLSDSEQAIAFKQRIKVPLELTSENLSLTAFSSRDTSGSQDADSQPPSVTTPGNPELSATFIDDCRQELIRCVGPIANVLLKNALKSNSQIDPRTLIETLAATIPDPKKATEFRQRLKGKG, encoded by the coding sequence ATGCCCCCGATGGAACAGCAACAGCAGACTCAACCTGTTGAATTTCCCCAACCAAAACAGCGTGGCATTGCGGCTGGAACCCTCATCGGTGGCCGTTATAGAGTACAACGACTGCTGGGACAGGGCGGTTTTGGGCGATCGTACCTGGCGATCGATACTCAACGGTTTGATGAATCCTGTGTTGTCAAGGAATTTGTACCACTCAACCAATCAGGGCAGGTACTGCAAAAAGCGGTTAACCTCTTTAAGAAAGAAGCAAAAACGCTTTATCAGATTAACCACCCTCAAATTCCCAAATTCCTGGCAGGGTTTACCCAGTCTCAGCGATTATTTATTGTCCAGGAACTCATTAATGGCGTTACCTACGCCCAACTCTTACGACAGCGGCAGCAACAGGGACAGCGGTTTTCTGAAACAGAAATTATCCAATGGCTGCAACAGTTGCTATCCGTCTTAGAGTATCTGCACAGTCTCAATCTGATTCATCGAGATATCTCCCCGGACAACATCATGGCTGCTCGCGATCGCGGCCTGCCTGTCCTGATCGATTTCGGACTGGTCAAAGATGTCCTGAGCCGATCCCCTGAAGCAGAGGAAACCGCTACGATTCGCCGCACCTCAATGGTGGGTAAGTTTGGTTACTCCCCTCCAGAACAGCTTCGGATGGGACATTGTTATCCCTGTAGTGATCTCTATGCATTGGGGGTAACTGCGATCGTATTGCTGACGGGCAGACCTCCCAACGCCCTGATTAATGCCGAGTCCCTGCAATGGCAATGGCAATCCTATGTCACCCTCAAAACTCCCCTCAACCAGATACTCGACAAATTATTAATCCCCCAACCCAGGGAACGCTTTCAGACAGCTCGTGAAGTCCTGGATGCGATGCAACGGCTTGGAATTTCCACGGCTGATTCCGTTCCGTTACCTGCTGGGGCGGCCCTTCCGATTCAACCGCCATCTGCTTCTGAGAGAGGTTCAACCAGGCCCACGGGTGGTTCAATCGATTCAGGTGTGCCCATTTCTACTTCTGGGCGATCGCAAACTCTATCGGCTTTCATCGAGCAGTGCCGTCAGGAGCTAGCCCGTTGCGTTGGACCGATCGCCCACGTTCTGATTGATGACATCCTGGTGAATTATCCCTACATCACTCCCCAGGGGTTTATCGAAACCCTCACCTCCCACCTGTCAGATTCAGAACAGGCGATCGCCTTCAAACAGCGGATCAAAGTTCCCCTGGAGCTAACCTCAGAAAACCTGTCCCTGACTGCATTTAGTTCCAGAGACACCTCTGGTTCTCAAGACGCCGACTCTCAACCGCCGTCGGTAACCACTCCAGGCAATCCAGAACTGAGTGCCACCTTTATCGATGACTGCCGTCAGGAATTGATTCGCTGCGTTGGACCGATTGCTAACGTACTGCTCAAAAATGCCCTTAAAAGCAATTCCCAGATCGATCCACGAACCCTGATCGAAACCCTTGCCGCCACCATACCCGACCCTAAAAAGGCGACAGAATTCCGTCAACGGCTAAAAGGGAAGGGGTGA